Below is a genomic region from Neorhizobium galegae.
TCGGGTTGAAGACCGGCGGCAACGTCGAGTCCATTCTGTCGTCACTGCCTCCGGTTGTAAGGTGGCCTTAGATCAAAGATCACAAAATTAACGATTTCGGGTATAAATTGGCCCCAATATCTCATCCTTAACAAATGCGATATCGGAATCAATGCGATGGTGGTAGCGTCCCCTTGGTTGTACCGGAGGAGGATCGCCATGATGGCACCGAATAGCATGCCAATGCTGGATGCGTCTGAGGACAAGGACGCCCGTTCCCTTGATACTGCTGACATGATCGACCGCCTCGCGACGGAAATGCGCGCGAGAACCGGCGGTGAGCTCCCCCATTCCTTTTATGTGGACCAGGTAAGGCGCCAGCTTGCCGGCAAGTCGGTTGCCATGTCGGCCGCCAATGACGAGGCGGCGCGGGAAAAGGGTCAGGAACAGGCTTCCGTCTTCCACGCCTGGGCGCTTTCCGAATAAGCGTCGGGAACGGTCCTTGTAGTTTCCGAGTTATCGAGATTGGAGCCGGCGGATATGGGAGATATCCGCCGGCTCCAGTCCAACGCTAACAGGAGGAAATGTCATGCGACTGTTCGAATGCGGGACGCTCGTGCCCGGTTGCCAGTGGCATACCCGTGCCGACGAGGACGCCGAAGTGGTCCGCCGCGCCGTGGAGCATCTGCGCGCGGTGCACGGGGAAGAGATCATTCGCGAAAACATGGTCGAGAACATCAAGGCGCGCGTTCGCGACGAAAACGGAGCGGCCGCGGCCTGACGCCTACCGAGCGCCAGCCGTTCTGGCGCATAACGCTCGCGGCCTCACCTTCAAGCGATGTCAGGGCAGCGAGTTGCCTGACATCAGAGCGAACTTCGGATCATATCCTCCAGCCGGGCGGTCAGCGCCGCCCGGTCGAGGGTGAAATTGCGCTCCACCCAGAAGTCTTCCAGTTCCTTCAGAATTTCCCCCACCCGCTTTCCGGCCGGCACGCCGGCTGCGACGATATCGGCACCGCCGAGCGGGAAGATCGGCTTCTCGTAGTTCTCCGCCCTCTTCAGCAATACCGACAGCCGTGCGGATTTGCGCATCGCCGCCGGATCGCCTTCGGCCGCGGTTCGCGCAGAGGCAAGTGCGAGTTTCAGCCGCATGACCAATCCCTCCGCGCCTTGCCGGTAGAGCAGCCGGTCGAAGCCGACATCCGTCACCTCGTCCGGTGGCACCGGCGCATTCGCCCAGGTAGCGAGTTGCGCGGCCTCCGCATTCGACATCTTGAGCCGCTTCGCGAGTGCATCCAGCCTCTCGGCATCCGGCGGCACGATCGCCGCCAGCCGCAATATCGGATCGAGCGTCCAGCCGAGCGACTTCTCTGCCGCCACGAGGCCGTGAATGCCGTCGATACCCCACTTTTCCGTCTCGGGCAGGATTTCGGTGAGCACGCCCGCCTGCCGCATCCACAGCAGCGCGCGGGAAGGATCTGCGGCGGACAGCAGCTTCTTGGTTTCCGCCCAGACCCGCTCGGCCGACAGCGTCGAAAGCTTGTCCTTGGCGCGGGCGCAGGCCCTCAAGCCATCCGCATCCGGCCGGCCGGAACCGTAGTGGGCAAAAAAGCGGAAGAAGCGCAGGATGCGCAGGTAGTCCTCGGCGATCCGCTCGGCGGCTTCGCCGATGAAGCGCACAGTGCGCGTCTCGATATCCGGCAGCCCGCTCACGAGGTCGATGACAACACCCTGAGCGTCCGCATAAAGCGCGTTGATCGTCAGATCCCGCCGTTCCGCATCCGCCTGCCAGTCGGTGCCGAAAGCGACCTTGGCCCGCCGTCCGTCGGTCTCGATGTCGCGACGCAACGTGGTGACTTCGAAGCCGTGGCCGTCGATGACAAGCGTTACGGTGCCATGCTCGAAACCGGTCGGTACTGCCTTGATCCCACTGGCAACGGCCCGCTCGACGACCTTTTCCGGACGAAGCGTGGTGGCGACATCGACATCGGCAACGGGAAGCCCCATCAGCGCATTGCGCACCGCGCCGCCCGCCACCCGCGCCTCGCCGCCGTCGGTATTGAGCAGGGCCAGGATTCGCTGCAGCGCAGGGTCCCGGAACCAGGCCTCGTCGGCTACACTGGTCATGCATAAAGCCTTTCATAGAGCGTGCGCAGGATGCCCGCGGTAATGCCCCAGATGTTTCGTTCCTCGTAGGGCATCACGTAGAAGTGCCGCTCCTTGCCGTCCCATTCGCGGCTGCCGCGCTGGTGGTTCGCCTCGTTCATGAGGAAAGACAGCGGCACCTCGAAGACGTCGTCCACCTCGGCCGGATTGGGCGTGATCTCGAAGCCGCGCCTGACCACGGAGAGCACCGGCGTGATGCGGAACCCCGTCGCCGCGTAATAGGTCGGCAGGCGCGACAGCGTTTCGACGAAGGAACGGTCGAGGCCGATCTCTTCTTCCGCCTCGCGCAGCGCCGCCTGTTCCGGCGACCGATCCTGCGGATCGATCCCGCCGCCCGGAAAGGCGATCTGTCCCGAATGCTTGCGCATCGTCGATGTCCGCTGCGTCAGGATCACCTTCGCTTCGTCGCCGTCGTCAACGACCGGCACCAGCACCGCCGCGTCCTTCAGCTTCAGCCCCGCGGCGAAATCCACCAGCGTCGGATTGAGCAGATGGTCGCCGTGATCGCGCCAGGCGTGATCGATCGGCCCACCGTTCTGGTTCAGCGCCCGGCGGCGGAAATCGCCGGCCGAAAAGATGGGAAAGTCACTCATTGCGATAAGGCGTCCAATTCGGCCTTGGGCATCACGGGAAAGACCTCCGTTCCGGAGCGGACGGAGAACATCGGCACCCCGTCTATCACGATCGCCTCGCCCAGTTCCACGAGATCGTACATGACCGCGCGGGAAACGAGCGCCTCCAGCCGGCCGCGCACCATCAGATAGGGTTTCAGCTCGCGGTTTTCGCCCGAGATTTCGAAGCGCAAGGGATGTTCCGCGCTTGCCTCGACCACATCACCGACATTTGTCCTGAACGTGAGCGCCTGCCGGCCTTCACGCTGCGTCACCTGCATCTCCACGGCAAGAAAGGGCGCGTCCACGACCCGGATGCCGACTTTTTCCACAGGTGTTACGAGGTAGGTCCTGCCGTCCTCGTCCCTGCGCAGCACCGTTGAAAACAGCCGCACCAGCGGTGCGCGGCCGATCGGCGTGCCCATGTAGAACCAGGTGCCGTCGGCACGGATTTCCATGTCGATATCGCCGCAGAAGGGTGGATTCCACTTGTCGACGGGCGGCAAACCGCGCTTTCCGTCGCCGGTTTGCTCGGAAGCGCGCGAAATCAGGGCCGCAAGCCCTGCGGCATCGGGTGCCGAATTTATCGTTTGCGCCGCCATCTTTCAGTCCCGGTTCGACCTTAAGCATTCACCAAAGCAATTGTTCCTCACGAGATAGTCATTCAATACGTGCTTGTCAGCCATGTTTCGGGGAATAAGTTTGATCGGATAAGCCGGATGCTGCGATGCAGCGATTCGACGCCGGGATATGAAGAGCCCGGTCTCGGAAAGCCAGTCGGTTTCTGAGTGCCTGCCGGTTCTGGATGCCAGCCAGTTTTGGATGATGGAGAGCGACATGGGCCTGATGAATTCCACCGATACCGTCCTCGATGAGAAAGCCATCATCGCCGCCGCCGAAACGGCCCTTTCCGACATCGCAGCCATCCGAGCCGAAGTCGCCAAGGTGATCTTCGGTCAGGAAAAGGTGGTCGAGAACACGCTGCTGGCCGTTCTCTCCGGTGGCCATGCACTGCTCGTGGGCGTCCCAGGCCTTGCCAAGACCAAGCTCGTCACCACGCTCGGCACCGTACTCGGCCTCGCTGCCAACCGCATCCAGTTCACCCCCGACCTGATGCCGTCCGATATTCTCGGATCGGAAGTCATGGATACCGACGATGCCGGCCGTCGCTCCTTCCGCTTCATCAAGGGGCCGGTCTTCGCCCAGTTGCTGATGGCCGACGAAATCAACCGCGCCTCGCCGCGCACCCAGTCGGCGCTGCTGCAGTCCATGCAGGAATACCATATCACGGTCGCCGGCCAGCGTTACGATCTCCCCGCCCCCTTCCACGTGCTCGCGACCCAGAACCCGCTGGAGCAGGAGGGCACCTATCCGCTGCCTGAAGCGCAGCTCGACCGCTTCCTGCTGCAGGTCGACGTGCTTTATCCGGAACTTGCCGCCGAGCGGCAGATCCTGCTCGAAACCACGGGCACATCGGAAGGCAAGGCTCGCGGCGTCATCGATTCCGCCCGGCTCCAGGAAATCCAGGTGTTGATCCGCCAGATGCCGGTCAGCGACAAGGTGGTCGACGCGATCCTGTCGCTGGTGCGCTCCGCCCGCCCCGGCCATGGCAATGCCCATACCGACAAGCATGTCGCCTGGGGTCCCGGCCCGCGCGCCGGCCAGTCGCTGATGCTGACGGCCCGTGCGCGCGCCCTCTACGAAGGCCGCCTCGCCCCATCGCTCGACGACGTCTATGCGCTTGCCGAGCCGGTTCTGGAACACCGCATGGCGCTGACGTTTGCGGCACGCGCCGAAGGCATGTCGGTACGCGACGTCATCGCCGGCCTGGTGAAGCAGGCCCGCGGCTAAGTCCGCCGGCTAGAAAGGAACCTGCGTGGCATCCACCATTGGCCAGATCGTAGAGCAGACACCGAGTAGCGAACTCCTCTCCCGAGCCCAGGCCCGCGCGACGCTTGTGCCGGACTGCATGGTGGAAGCCAAGCGTATCGCCAACACGGTGATCGCCGGCTGGCATGGCCGCCGCAAGCGCGGCATCGGCGAAAATTTCTGGCAGTTCCGGCCATATGCCGAAGGCGAAAGCCTGTCTCGCATCGACTGGCGCCGCTCCGCCCGCGACGACCATACCTATGTCCGCGAACGCGAATGGGAAGCCGCCCACACCGTCTGGCTGTGGGCCGACATGTCGCCGTCGATGATGTACAAGTCGACGCTCGCCATCGCTTCCAAGGAAAGCCGTGCGCTGGTGCTGATGCTGGCGCTGGCCGAGATCCTCGCTAGGTCCGGAGAGCGGATCGGCTGCCCCGGCATCATGGAGCCGGTATCGGCCCGCAACGCCGCCGAACGGCTCGCCGCCTCGATCATGCACGCGCCGCTGACGACCGGCCTGCCGGACACCGCGATGATCCGTGGCCATAGCGACATCGTGCTGATCGGCGATTTCCTCGACGATGCCGACCGGGTGATGGAACGCATCGCCCCGC
It encodes:
- a CDS encoding DUF1059 domain-containing protein, which encodes MRLFECGTLVPGCQWHTRADEDAEVVRRAVEHLRAVHGEEIIRENMVENIKARVRDENGAAAA
- a CDS encoding CCA tRNA nucleotidyltransferase, with translation MTSVADEAWFRDPALQRILALLNTDGGEARVAGGAVRNALMGLPVADVDVATTLRPEKVVERAVASGIKAVPTGFEHGTVTLVIDGHGFEVTTLRRDIETDGRRAKVAFGTDWQADAERRDLTINALYADAQGVVIDLVSGLPDIETRTVRFIGEAAERIAEDYLRILRFFRFFAHYGSGRPDADGLRACARAKDKLSTLSAERVWAETKKLLSAADPSRALLWMRQAGVLTEILPETEKWGIDGIHGLVAAEKSLGWTLDPILRLAAIVPPDAERLDALAKRLKMSNAEAAQLATWANAPVPPDEVTDVGFDRLLYRQGAEGLVMRLKLALASARTAAEGDPAAMRKSARLSVLLKRAENYEKPIFPLGGADIVAAGVPAGKRVGEILKELEDFWVERNFTLDRAALTARLEDMIRSSL
- a CDS encoding CoA pyrophosphatase; amino-acid sequence: MSDFPIFSAGDFRRRALNQNGGPIDHAWRDHGDHLLNPTLVDFAAGLKLKDAAVLVPVVDDGDEAKVILTQRTSTMRKHSGQIAFPGGGIDPQDRSPEQAALREAEEEIGLDRSFVETLSRLPTYYAATGFRITPVLSVVRRGFEITPNPAEVDDVFEVPLSFLMNEANHQRGSREWDGKERHFYVMPYEERNIWGITAGILRTLYERLYA
- a CDS encoding DUF1285 domain-containing protein, which codes for MAAQTINSAPDAAGLAALISRASEQTGDGKRGLPPVDKWNPPFCGDIDMEIRADGTWFYMGTPIGRAPLVRLFSTVLRRDEDGRTYLVTPVEKVGIRVVDAPFLAVEMQVTQREGRQALTFRTNVGDVVEASAEHPLRFEISGENRELKPYLMVRGRLEALVSRAVMYDLVELGEAIVIDGVPMFSVRSGTEVFPVMPKAELDALSQ
- a CDS encoding AAA family ATPase, with the translated sequence MGLMNSTDTVLDEKAIIAAAETALSDIAAIRAEVAKVIFGQEKVVENTLLAVLSGGHALLVGVPGLAKTKLVTTLGTVLGLAANRIQFTPDLMPSDILGSEVMDTDDAGRRSFRFIKGPVFAQLLMADEINRASPRTQSALLQSMQEYHITVAGQRYDLPAPFHVLATQNPLEQEGTYPLPEAQLDRFLLQVDVLYPELAAERQILLETTGTSEGKARGVIDSARLQEIQVLIRQMPVSDKVVDAILSLVRSARPGHGNAHTDKHVAWGPGPRAGQSLMLTARARALYEGRLAPSLDDVYALAEPVLEHRMALTFAARAEGMSVRDVIAGLVKQARG
- a CDS encoding DUF58 domain-containing protein, which codes for MASTIGQIVEQTPSSELLSRAQARATLVPDCMVEAKRIANTVIAGWHGRRKRGIGENFWQFRPYAEGESLSRIDWRRSARDDHTYVREREWEAAHTVWLWADMSPSMMYKSTLAIASKESRALVLMLALAEILARSGERIGCPGIMEPVSARNAAERLAASIMHAPLTTGLPDTAMIRGHSDIVLIGDFLDDADRVMERIAPLGRRGLRGHVVEIADPAEETFPYTGRTEFTDPETGEKLVSGRAEMIREDYQRAYFARRDALGESLRRLGWSFVFHRTDHLASEALVAVHGYLSGLPAQKPGGGRS